A window of Armatimonadota bacterium contains these coding sequences:
- a CDS encoding Xaa-Pro peptidase family protein, protein MDVRLRLQAIRQAMDGEAIDALYLRPGANLTYLTGIRRQQPHHTDTNAYADWIEGVYLGAHRAVLVAPRMGSEFFLQQARGKPWITDVRVVLEGEDPTAVMRDVLQQVAPGARRVAVDDRAWAPVVQALHAAGLEVSAARRLIDPMRMVKSAEELDAMRKAAQLADDVYAQALAVLREGASELDVAHEIDYRFALGGADYPSFVTGVRFTRPNSDRPHALRHGARTLAPGDAVTFDFGCVHEEYCSDFGRTAFVGEPPREFTTMFDAVLASQHAAMAAMRAGAVTAEDVHQTARRVLQEAGYADYFTHRTGHGIGMTVHEPPYLDSGDRTVLLEHMTFTVEPSSRVPNGYACRIEDVVVVTPQGAEPLTTAPRTLAVIE, encoded by the coding sequence GTGGACGTTCGTCTCCGGCTCCAGGCGATCCGGCAGGCGATGGACGGCGAGGCCATCGACGCGCTCTACCTGCGCCCCGGTGCCAACCTGACCTACCTGACCGGGATCCGGCGCCAGCAGCCCCATCACACCGACACCAACGCCTACGCGGACTGGATCGAGGGCGTCTACCTCGGGGCCCACCGTGCGGTCCTCGTCGCCCCCCGGATGGGTTCGGAGTTCTTCCTGCAGCAAGCGCGGGGCAAGCCGTGGATCACCGACGTCCGGGTCGTCCTGGAAGGCGAAGATCCCACCGCGGTGATGCGCGACGTGCTCCAGCAGGTGGCCCCCGGCGCCCGCCGGGTGGCCGTGGACGACCGGGCCTGGGCCCCAGTGGTTCAAGCCTTGCACGCCGCGGGCCTCGAGGTGTCCGCGGCCCGTCGTCTGATCGATCCCATGCGGATGGTCAAGTCGGCGGAGGAACTCGACGCGATGCGCAAGGCTGCCCAACTGGCCGACGACGTGTACGCTCAGGCCCTGGCGGTGCTGCGCGAAGGCGCCAGCGAGCTGGACGTCGCCCACGAAATCGACTACCGGTTCGCCCTGGGGGGAGCCGACTACCCTTCGTTCGTGACCGGCGTCCGGTTCACCCGCCCAAACAGCGACCGCCCGCACGCCCTGCGGCACGGCGCCCGGACGCTGGCGCCGGGGGACGCGGTGACGTTCGACTTCGGCTGCGTGCATGAAGAGTACTGTTCGGACTTCGGCCGCACCGCATTCGTGGGTGAGCCGCCCCGCGAGTTCACGACCATGTTCGATGCGGTGCTCGCGTCCCAGCACGCGGCGATGGCCGCGATGCGCGCCGGAGCCGTTACCGCGGAGGACGTCCACCAGACGGCACGACGCGTGCTGCAGGAAGCCGGCTACGCCGACTACTTCACCCACCGCACGGGCCACGGCATCGGCATGACCGTGCACGAGCCGCCCTACCTGGACAGCGGGGACCGCACCGTCTTGCTCGAACACATGACGTTCACCGTGGAACCCAGCAGCCGCGTGCCCAACGGGTATGCCTGCCGCATAGAGGACGTGGTCGTCGTGACCCCGCAGGGCGCGGAGCCGTTGACGACTGCGCCCCGTACCCTGGCGGTGATCGAATGA